TGATAGCTTTGTCGCTTCTATTATGCATCGCCTCGGCGTTTGAAATTCGGGGATCTAGAAATACACAACGTGAACGCTTGGGGTCTATGGTGAAAAAGGTAGTTCTAAGTTCACGTATAGCAAATGGTCAAACGGCTGCTGCTAATAAATTTCCTTATCAAGCTGGTTTGTTGTTCTATGATGGTACAAATTTTTACTCTTGTGGTGGATCTCTAATAAGCCATGAATGGGTGCTGACGGCTGCTCATTGTACTTCAATGTAAGTTTTGAATTATATGTACTGTATGCTGTAGGGTTTGAGAAAATTggcgaaaagaaaaataaataagctAATCACCCAATAACGTACTTTTTATACGCAATCAGATTTAGTCAATCCTTTTAATTTCAGTGCTGTGAAGGTGATCGTATACTTAGGCAGCATAACTCATTTAGATGCCATTGTACGCATGAAGGTAGACAAAAGTGACATTAAAGTTCATCCCGCATTCAATAGGAAACCTGCTAGAAATGATATAGCTTTGATCAAAATTCCAGCTGTAATTTATTCAGATGCCATTCAACCGGTGTCCCTACAAAAATGTGATTCAAGCTATTCCACTTACATTGGTGAAACTGTAGTGGCTTCTGGATGGGGTGTTACCTCTGATAGATCCACAGTGTATTCACCTGTTTTACAGTTTGCCACTTTTAAAGTGGTCACGAACGAAGTATGTGCTGAAGAATATGGTTCAACTACGATCGATAACGAAAAAATATGTACTGCAACTGCCAATCGTATTGGAGTTTGTAGTGGTGATTCTGGTGGCCCATTGGTGTTGGCATCTTCAAAGCTTCAAATCGGTATTATGTCGCTTTGTTCAAGCAAAGGATGTGAAAGTGATTCACCAGCTTTATATACTCGTGTCACTTCCTACTTGGATTGGATTCGAAACAATACGGGGCTTACGCTTTAAATAATAGAATGTGATTGTATtcctaaaaattataaataaaaaaaattataataaaaagtataaattataaaaaatagttAATCTGACAGGGTTGAGTCATCACGGCACCCTCTCGGCATAATCGAAAAAGTCACGTTTTTCTCGAAATTGAATTACTTAGTGCGTGATAGCTTCTAAAATAACTTGACCTCAACATAATGCAGACGTCGATTAgaacattttatattttaatactaTCATTTATACTTTATATGAAAAGTATGTTTCCAAACGTATTTGTTCACACGATGAACCAGTGCCATCCTGGATCACTAAAGAACTAAAATCCTTTCATTACAAAAAGTCATgttacttcaaattatataagaagacTGATTTACATTGGGATTACGTTCGTTATGCTAAACTGCGTCATAAGTATttagaacttaataaaaagtgctaTAAAGCTTACTTCtgtaaaatgaaaaagaaaattatttaggATGCGTTTTATGGTTTGTAAATTCTAAACGTACGATAAAGGATTTCCCTTGCGCTATGAAGTTTAAAGAAAACATTTCTTACTATTCCGTAGAGACTGCTTCGCCTGGGAAATATCCCTATAAACTGCATCCAAGTAACTCAATCTCTG
The Eurosta solidaginis isolate ZX-2024a chromosome 5, ASM4086904v1, whole genome shotgun sequence DNA segment above includes these coding regions:
- the LOC137252858 gene encoding collagenase-like isoform X1, coding for MKSLIALSLLLCIASAFEIRGSRNTQRERLGSMVKKVVLSSRIANGQTAAANKFPYQAGLLFYDGTNFYSCGGSLISHEWVLTAAHCTSIAVKVIVYLGSITHLDAIVRMKVDKSDIKVHPAFNRKPARNDIALIKIPAVIYSDAIQPVSLQKCDSSYSTYIGETVVASGWGVTSDRSTVYSPVLQFATFKVVTNEVCAEEYGSTTIDNEKICTATANRIGVCSGDSGGPLVLASSKLQIGIMSLCSSKGCESDSPALYTRVTSYLDWIRNNTGLTL
- the LOC137252858 gene encoding collagenase-like isoform X2; this encodes MVQKVFLSSRIANGRTTAPNRFPYQAGLLLNYGERFYFCGGSLISNEWVLPVAHCTLNAVKVIVYLGSITHLDAIVRMKVDKSDIKVHPAFNRKPARNDIALIKIPAVIYSDAIQPVSLQKCDSSYSTYIGETVVASGWGVTSDRSTVYSPVLQFATFKVVTNEVCAEEYGSTTIDNEKICTATANRIGVCSGDSGGPLVLASSKLQIGIMSLCSSKGCESDSPALYTRVTSYLDWIRNNTGLTL